A genome region from Macaca nemestrina isolate mMacNem1 chromosome 15, mMacNem.hap1, whole genome shotgun sequence includes the following:
- the LOC105496469 gene encoding tumor necrosis factor receptor superfamily member 5 isoform X4 has protein sequence MVRLPLQCVLWGCLLTAVYPEPPTACREKQYLINSQCCSLCQPGQKLVSDCTEFTETECLPCGESEFLDTWNRETRCHQHKYCDPNLGLRVQQKGTSETDTICTCEEGLHCTSESCESCVPHRSCLPGFGVKQIGPQDRQRALVVIPICLGILFVILLLVLVFIKKVAKKPNDKAPHPKQEPQEINFLDDLPGSNPAAPVQETLHGCQPVTQEDGKESRISVQERQ, from the exons ATGGTTCGTCTGCCTCTGCAGTGCGTCCTCTGGGGCTGCTTGCTGACCGCT GTCTATCCAGAACCACCCACTGCATGCAGAGAAAAACAGTACCTAATAAACAGTCAGTGCTGTTCTTTGTGCCAGCCAG GACAGAAACTGGTGAGTGACTGCACAGAGTTCACTGAAACAGAATGCCTTCCTTGCGGTGAAAGCGAATTCCTAGACACCTGGAATAGAGAGACACGCTGCCACCAGCACAAATACTGCGACCCCA ACCTAGGGCTTCGGGTCCAGCAGAAGGGCACCTCAGAAACAGACACCATCTGCACCTGTGAAGAAGGCCTGCACTGTACGAGTGAGTCCTGTGAGAGCTGTGTCCCGCACCGCTCATGCTTGCCTGGCTTTGGGGTCAAGCAGATTG GTCCCCAGGATCGGCAGAGAGCCCTGGTGGTGATCCCCATCTGCTTGGGGATCCTGTTTGTCATCCTCCTCTTGGTGCTGGTCTTTATCA aaAAGGTGGCCAAGAAGCCAAACGATAAG GCCCCCCACCCCAAGCAGGAACCCCAGGAGATCAATTTTCTGGACGATCTTCCTGGCTCCAACCCTGCCGCTCCAGTGCAGGAGACTTTACATGGATGCCAACCGGTCACCCAGGAGGATGGCAAAGAGAGTCGCATCTCAGTGCAGGAGAGACAGTGA
- the LOC105496469 gene encoding tumor necrosis factor receptor superfamily member 5 isoform X1, with translation MVRLPLQCVLWGCLLTAVYPEPPTACREKQYLINSQCCSLCQPGQKLVSDCTEFTETECLPCGESEFLDTWNRETRCHQHKYCDPNLGLRVQQKGTSETDTICTCEEGLHCTSESCESCVPHRSCLPGFGVKQIATGVSDTICEPCPVGFFSNVSSAFEKCRPWTSCETKDLVVQQAGTNKTDVVCGPQDRQRALVVIPICLGILFVILLLVLVFISESSEKVAKKPNDKAPHPKQEPQEINFLDDLPGSNPAAPVQETLHGCQPVTQEDGKESRISVQERQ, from the exons ATGGTTCGTCTGCCTCTGCAGTGCGTCCTCTGGGGCTGCTTGCTGACCGCT GTCTATCCAGAACCACCCACTGCATGCAGAGAAAAACAGTACCTAATAAACAGTCAGTGCTGTTCTTTGTGCCAGCCAG GACAGAAACTGGTGAGTGACTGCACAGAGTTCACTGAAACAGAATGCCTTCCTTGCGGTGAAAGCGAATTCCTAGACACCTGGAATAGAGAGACACGCTGCCACCAGCACAAATACTGCGACCCCA ACCTAGGGCTTCGGGTCCAGCAGAAGGGCACCTCAGAAACAGACACCATCTGCACCTGTGAAGAAGGCCTGCACTGTACGAGTGAGTCCTGTGAGAGCTGTGTCCCGCACCGCTCATGCTTGCCTGGCTTTGGGGTCAAGCAGATTG CTACAGGGGTTTCTGATACCATCTGTGAGCCCTGCCCGGTCGGCTTCTTCTCCAATGTGTCATCTGCTTTTGAAAAGTGTCGCCCTTGGACAAG CTGTGAGACCAAAGACCTGGTTGTGCAACAGGCAGGCACAAACAAGACTGATGTTGTCTGTG GTCCCCAGGATCGGCAGAGAGCCCTGGTGGTGATCCCCATCTGCTTGGGGATCCTGTTTGTCATCCTCCTCTTGGTGCTGGTCTTTATCAGTGAGTCCTCAG aaAAGGTGGCCAAGAAGCCAAACGATAAG GCCCCCCACCCCAAGCAGGAACCCCAGGAGATCAATTTTCTGGACGATCTTCCTGGCTCCAACCCTGCCGCTCCAGTGCAGGAGACTTTACATGGATGCCAACCGGTCACCCAGGAGGATGGCAAAGAGAGTCGCATCTCAGTGCAGGAGAGACAGTGA
- the LOC105496469 gene encoding tumor necrosis factor receptor superfamily member 5 isoform X3: MVRLPLQCVLWGCLLTAVYPEPPTACREKQYLINSQCCSLCQPGQKLVSDCTEFTETECLPCGESEFLDTWNRETRCHQHKYCDPNLGLRVQQKGTSETDTICTCEEGLHCTSESCESCVPHRSCLPGFGVKQIGPQDRQRALVVIPICLGILFVILLLVLVFISESSEKVAKKPNDKAPHPKQEPQEINFLDDLPGSNPAAPVQETLHGCQPVTQEDGKESRISVQERQ; encoded by the exons ATGGTTCGTCTGCCTCTGCAGTGCGTCCTCTGGGGCTGCTTGCTGACCGCT GTCTATCCAGAACCACCCACTGCATGCAGAGAAAAACAGTACCTAATAAACAGTCAGTGCTGTTCTTTGTGCCAGCCAG GACAGAAACTGGTGAGTGACTGCACAGAGTTCACTGAAACAGAATGCCTTCCTTGCGGTGAAAGCGAATTCCTAGACACCTGGAATAGAGAGACACGCTGCCACCAGCACAAATACTGCGACCCCA ACCTAGGGCTTCGGGTCCAGCAGAAGGGCACCTCAGAAACAGACACCATCTGCACCTGTGAAGAAGGCCTGCACTGTACGAGTGAGTCCTGTGAGAGCTGTGTCCCGCACCGCTCATGCTTGCCTGGCTTTGGGGTCAAGCAGATTG GTCCCCAGGATCGGCAGAGAGCCCTGGTGGTGATCCCCATCTGCTTGGGGATCCTGTTTGTCATCCTCCTCTTGGTGCTGGTCTTTATCAGTGAGTCCTCAG aaAAGGTGGCCAAGAAGCCAAACGATAAG GCCCCCCACCCCAAGCAGGAACCCCAGGAGATCAATTTTCTGGACGATCTTCCTGGCTCCAACCCTGCCGCTCCAGTGCAGGAGACTTTACATGGATGCCAACCGGTCACCCAGGAGGATGGCAAAGAGAGTCGCATCTCAGTGCAGGAGAGACAGTGA
- the LOC105496469 gene encoding tumor necrosis factor receptor superfamily member 5 isoform X2 — MVRLPLQCVLWGCLLTAVYPEPPTACREKQYLINSQCCSLCQPGQKLVSDCTEFTETECLPCGESEFLDTWNRETRCHQHKYCDPNLGLRVQQKGTSETDTICTCEEGLHCTSESCESCVPHRSCLPGFGVKQIATGVSDTICEPCPVGFFSNVSSAFEKCRPWTSCETKDLVVQQAGTNKTDVVCGPQDRQRALVVIPICLGILFVILLLVLVFIKKVAKKPNDKAPHPKQEPQEINFLDDLPGSNPAAPVQETLHGCQPVTQEDGKESRISVQERQ; from the exons ATGGTTCGTCTGCCTCTGCAGTGCGTCCTCTGGGGCTGCTTGCTGACCGCT GTCTATCCAGAACCACCCACTGCATGCAGAGAAAAACAGTACCTAATAAACAGTCAGTGCTGTTCTTTGTGCCAGCCAG GACAGAAACTGGTGAGTGACTGCACAGAGTTCACTGAAACAGAATGCCTTCCTTGCGGTGAAAGCGAATTCCTAGACACCTGGAATAGAGAGACACGCTGCCACCAGCACAAATACTGCGACCCCA ACCTAGGGCTTCGGGTCCAGCAGAAGGGCACCTCAGAAACAGACACCATCTGCACCTGTGAAGAAGGCCTGCACTGTACGAGTGAGTCCTGTGAGAGCTGTGTCCCGCACCGCTCATGCTTGCCTGGCTTTGGGGTCAAGCAGATTG CTACAGGGGTTTCTGATACCATCTGTGAGCCCTGCCCGGTCGGCTTCTTCTCCAATGTGTCATCTGCTTTTGAAAAGTGTCGCCCTTGGACAAG CTGTGAGACCAAAGACCTGGTTGTGCAACAGGCAGGCACAAACAAGACTGATGTTGTCTGTG GTCCCCAGGATCGGCAGAGAGCCCTGGTGGTGATCCCCATCTGCTTGGGGATCCTGTTTGTCATCCTCCTCTTGGTGCTGGTCTTTATCA aaAAGGTGGCCAAGAAGCCAAACGATAAG GCCCCCCACCCCAAGCAGGAACCCCAGGAGATCAATTTTCTGGACGATCTTCCTGGCTCCAACCCTGCCGCTCCAGTGCAGGAGACTTTACATGGATGCCAACCGGTCACCCAGGAGGATGGCAAAGAGAGTCGCATCTCAGTGCAGGAGAGACAGTGA